TGAAATTGCTTATTTTTGTATACCGGAAACCATATTAAACCGACATTAAAAATCGTAAAAAATGAATACAAAACGAGCGTTGAACCGTTTACTAAACAGGCGATGTAAAGTCTTGTCAGAATGCCTTTCCATGCAAATTTCGTTGCAATCCATGGTATATCGCAATGCAATTCAAGGCAGATGACTTTGCAATTTAACGCAAATCACAGGGTGTTTTGACGCAGATTACAATGCGGTTTGACGCGAGTTGCACCTTCATTTGGAACAAGGCAATAAAAAAGGAAAGGCATATACGCACCTCTCCTTACGGCAAAGATAATGATTTTTTGCAGCAATTCCAAATTCGATTTGAATTAAGTTTACAATAAAGAAGAATTTAACAGCATAAAAAAGAGCCTTCCATGGCCTCACAAGAAGATTGAAAAAACAATGATAAAGAAAGACTATGCAGAAGCCAACCGACGTTGGTTAGCAGAGAAAGCAAAAGAGGAAGGCGTGAAAGCCCTGCCTCACGGTATTTACTATAAACATCTGAAAGATGACCAACCATAGAAGATACATCAAGCAAGGCAATGCACTATACCGCATATCAGAGACAGGATTCTACGTCAATAAAAGGCCTTCCATGAAACGACGCATGATTGGTCACGACTACACTAAGCGTGGGCGGTATCTGATAACGTTGGTTGTTGATGGACGACGGCCGTTGCTTGGACGCCTTGAAGGACGCGCCGATGCAATTCCTGGAAGCCCTGATTTCCCACGCATTATACCCACAACGCTGGGCCAAGCCGTAATCAACGAACTGCAAGGTCTGTCCAATTACTATCCACAGATAGGCCTTGTTGCCTGCCAACTCATGCCCGACCACTTGCATTTTATCCTCTCCATAGAAGAGCATCTGCCTGAAAACCGACCATTAGGCATCGTTATCCGTGGCTTCATACAAGGCTGCAATCGTGCTTATCGTGAGGAACTGAAGGCACAAGGCTGCTTGGTTCCGAGATTCAAGGATAGCTTTTCTCCTCACAATGGGGGTTCGCTGTCTTTGAAAGACAGCGCACAGATGCCACGCAAATCACGCTTTGGATTACTCTTCGAACATGGCTATAATGACAAAATCCTAAGACATGAGGGACAATATGAGGCTTGGAAACATTATCTCAAAGACAATCCGAGACGACTCTTGATAAAGAAACAGCATGCAGATTGGTTCCAAGTACGACGCAATGTGACATTTCATGGACTGACGTTCTCGATGATTGGCAATCATTTCTTATTGGATTGCCCTGAAAAGTTGCAAGTACAATGTTCACGAAAGATAACAAGCGAAGCACTCTCCACGCAGAAACAACAACTCTTGGAGGCTGCAAGAAGAGGCGCAGTCTTGGTTTCTCCCTCAATCAGTAAAGGGGAACGGGAGATTATGCACGAAGCTTTTAAAGAGGGACTCCGCATGA
The nucleotide sequence above comes from Segatella oris. Encoded proteins:
- a CDS encoding FKBP-type peptidyl-prolyl cis-trans isomerase N-terminal domain-containing protein; its protein translation is MKKSLPWPHKKIEKTMIKKDYAEANRRWLAEKAKEEGVKALPHGIYYKHLKDDQP